A window of the Actinomycetota bacterium genome harbors these coding sequences:
- a CDS encoding maleylpyruvate isomerase N-terminal domain-containing protein, with translation MSYPELDALRAQVVQLEGVLDDIAPGAWGRPTRCTEFDVRELTAHLGGALSRYASLVGAGPAPARTHDRVRWWTLRDPDERSPIIAKLTKEAAGDQPGERIRDFTLKAAHGLTDALDRDPVDLVGTEEVGIEVREMAAVAVLESGVHTMDLGHALARGERLAREASELIVSVLDTIVGEPLPVSLGWTPRTLILTATGRRDLLPNERWTLGSLADRFPIIR, from the coding sequence ATGTCCTACCCGGAGCTCGACGCGCTGCGCGCCCAGGTCGTCCAGCTCGAGGGCGTCCTGGACGACATCGCGCCCGGGGCGTGGGGACGGCCCACCCGTTGCACGGAGTTCGACGTGCGGGAGCTGACCGCCCACCTGGGGGGCGCGCTCTCCCGCTACGCCTCGCTCGTGGGGGCGGGCCCGGCTCCCGCGCGGACCCACGACCGTGTCCGGTGGTGGACCCTGCGTGACCCCGACGAGCGCAGCCCGATCATCGCCAAGCTGACGAAGGAGGCGGCCGGCGACCAGCCGGGCGAGCGGATCCGTGACTTCACGCTGAAGGCCGCCCATGGCCTGACCGACGCGCTGGACCGCGATCCCGTCGACCTCGTCGGCACCGAGGAGGTCGGGATCGAGGTCCGGGAGATGGCCGCGGTCGCCGTGCTCGAGTCCGGCGTCCACACGATGGACCTCGGCCACGCCCTCGCCAGGGGTGAGAGGCTCGCCCGCGAGGCGTCGGAGCTGATCGTCTCCGTGCTGGACACGATCGTGGGGGAGCCGCTGCCCGTCTCCCTGGGCTGGACCCCCCGCACCCTCATCCTCACGGCGACCGGGCGGCGTGACCTGCTCCCTAACGAGAGGTGGACGCTCGGCTCCCTCGCCGATCGTTTCCCGATCATCCGATGA